A single window of Leptospiraceae bacterium DNA harbors:
- a CDS encoding MarR family transcriptional regulator, translating to MLGNFENYNSNPPNEHEPLVFQLFSLYKEIEKELLNQIHTQNFANLTMVDIQTLYLIKQSGFYAKNLIKKTGTTKQAVSKNINSLVSRKYLSYVEDKEDARAKQILITKKGERLLIEVYSILKMIESKYENQIGKFTFVQLKMNLQKLLSTHSTSN from the coding sequence ATGCTAGGAAATTTCGAAAACTATAACTCCAACCCGCCAAATGAGCACGAACCACTTGTCTTTCAATTATTTTCTTTGTATAAGGAGATTGAAAAGGAATTATTAAATCAAATCCATACTCAGAACTTTGCGAATCTTACGATGGTTGATATTCAAACTTTATACTTAATCAAACAATCTGGATTCTATGCAAAAAATCTTATCAAGAAAACTGGGACGACTAAGCAAGCCGTTAGTAAAAATATAAATTCACTCGTGAGTAGAAAATATTTATCTTACGTCGAAGACAAAGAAGACGCAAGAGCAAAACAAATTTTAATTACCAAGAAAGGAGAGCGGCTACTTATTGAAGTTTATAGCATTCTTAAAATGATTGAATCAAAATATGAAAACCAAATTGGGAAATTTACCTTCGTTCAACTCAAAATGAATTTAC